The following are from one region of the Denitrobacterium detoxificans genome:
- a CDS encoding tRNA threonylcarbamoyladenosine dehydratase → MASELHNEMTRCARILGSEGVAALASSCVMVLGLGGVGSSCVEALARGGVGKFILVDHDVVDITNINRQAIAFHSTIGRKKIDVMRQMVLDINPQAQVEVVDSFVLAENLDALLDEHAVKADFVVDAIDTISTKLAIAAAAQERDINLISAMGGGNKLHPEYLRVADIYDTVNCRMCRIMRKECRKRGISHLRVLYSCEEAAAATARPGTERGERSGLGTMPYFPPIMGQMIAGYVIRSIAGVESREDVLARRK, encoded by the coding sequence GATGCGCTCGCATTCTGGGTTCCGAAGGCGTTGCCGCGCTCGCGTCGAGCTGCGTAATGGTGCTTGGACTGGGCGGCGTGGGCTCGAGCTGCGTAGAGGCGTTGGCACGAGGCGGCGTGGGCAAGTTCATCTTGGTCGACCACGACGTGGTGGATATCACGAACATCAATCGCCAGGCCATTGCCTTTCATAGCACCATCGGCCGCAAGAAGATCGATGTCATGCGCCAGATGGTGCTCGATATCAACCCGCAGGCTCAGGTGGAGGTCGTCGACTCGTTCGTTCTTGCCGAAAACCTGGATGCGCTGCTCGATGAGCATGCCGTCAAGGCCGATTTCGTGGTAGATGCCATCGATACCATTTCCACGAAGCTTGCTATTGCGGCGGCTGCCCAGGAACGCGACATCAACCTGATCAGCGCCATGGGTGGTGGCAACAAACTGCATCCCGAGTACCTGCGGGTGGCCGACATCTACGACACGGTCAATTGTCGCATGTGTCGCATCATGCGCAAGGAATGCCGTAAGCGGGGCATCTCCCATTTGCGCGTGCTGTATTCGTGCGAGGAAGCCGCGGCGGCCACGGCTCGCCCAGGCACGGAGCGTGGCGAGCGTTCGGGGCTGGGTACCATGCCGTATTTTCCGCCCATCATGGGTCAGATGATTGCCGGGTACGTCATTCGCTCCATTGCCGGCGTGGAATCGCGCGAGGACGTGCTGGCGCGTCGGAAGTAG
- a CDS encoding TatD family hydrolase, translating into MQYVDMHCHPSFLDAMSPLLERASRNHVGMFANTVLPSEYVDARDSVESFRGMRLGLGLHPWWVAQGKADDREVRLFEELAPQCRYIGEIGLDFGKRFAGEREEQGMVFRRVLAACAQPGVPHVISFHSSSAASVVMDEVERAGLSDAIRIFHWFSGSSDELMRARRSGWYFSVGERMLATKRGRAYLQAIPEDRLLLETDLPSSPQSKMDYDGYYRSLAGVAQVVAAERGERVVQRALESSCKLLELDVMNDD; encoded by the coding sequence ATGCAATACGTCGACATGCATTGCCATCCGTCGTTTCTAGACGCCATGAGTCCATTGCTGGAACGTGCTTCGCGCAATCACGTGGGTATGTTTGCGAACACCGTCTTGCCTTCGGAATATGTTGACGCCCGCGATTCCGTGGAATCCTTTCGGGGGATGCGCCTGGGTTTGGGCCTTCATCCCTGGTGGGTGGCGCAGGGGAAGGCGGACGACCGGGAAGTGCGCCTCTTCGAGGAGCTGGCGCCCCAATGTCGCTACATCGGCGAGATAGGCTTGGATTTTGGGAAGCGTTTCGCAGGGGAGCGCGAAGAGCAGGGTATGGTCTTCCGCCGCGTGCTTGCCGCGTGCGCGCAGCCGGGTGTTCCGCATGTCATATCGTTTCATTCGTCCTCTGCGGCAAGCGTGGTCATGGACGAGGTCGAGCGCGCGGGCTTATCCGATGCCATACGCATTTTCCATTGGTTCTCCGGTTCGTCCGACGAGCTCATGCGTGCTCGGCGCTCTGGCTGGTATTTCAGCGTGGGGGAGCGCATGCTTGCCACGAAGCGCGGACGAGCGTATTTGCAGGCTATTCCCGAAGACCGGCTGCTGCTGGAAACCGATCTTCCCTCATCGCCGCAGAGCAAGATGGATTATGATGGGTACTACCGCAGTTTGGCTGGCGTGGCACAGGTTGTTGCCGCCGAACGCGGCGAACGTGTTGTGCAGCGTGCGCTGGAGTCCAGCTGTAAGCTGCTTGAATTGGATGTGATGAACGATGACTGA
- the trpE gene encoding anthranilate synthase component I, which yields MGVAEVPDIADGVRNGPPRGQARLRVAPSLEEAQAIAREQGVSRVPLAAELLSDAYTPLGVLSKLKAVSHHCFVLESVAGGEKRGRYTFLGFEPCMAIACKDGVMVIDGQAHATSDPASELRAILHAYRTARVEGLPPFAGGLVGYFGYDYLKYAEPTLRLDARDTENFQDFDLMLFDRLICFDDVRQKIILIAHADLSCGDSGYAEAQGALAEMARIIQDGASATETPGHVLGPAKALFDEESYCDMVRRAQRYIREGDIFQVVLSNRLEVPYEGSLLNAYRVLRAINPSPYMFYFSGSDMEVAGASPETLVKLEDGVLHTFPLAGTRPRGKTPQEDRMLEEELLADEKELAEHNMLVDLGRNDLGKVSEFGSVEVERLHSIERYSHVMHIGSVVRGRLREGCDALDAIEAVLPAGTLSGAPKIRAAQIINELEDNKRGIYGGALGYLDFAGNMDVCIAIRIAYKKNGRVFVRSGAGIVADSDPVKEYRECVNKAAAVVRALEDAEELR from the coding sequence ATGGGTGTTGCTGAAGTACCTGATATCGCGGATGGCGTGCGCAATGGTCCGCCTAGGGGGCAGGCGCGCCTGCGCGTTGCACCTTCGCTCGAGGAGGCGCAGGCGATAGCGCGCGAGCAGGGCGTTTCGCGTGTTCCCCTTGCGGCGGAATTGCTTTCCGATGCGTATACGCCGCTTGGCGTGCTTTCCAAGCTCAAAGCGGTTTCGCACCACTGCTTCGTATTGGAAAGCGTGGCGGGAGGCGAGAAGCGCGGTAGGTATACGTTTCTGGGGTTCGAGCCTTGCATGGCAATTGCCTGCAAGGATGGCGTGATGGTCATCGACGGCCAGGCGCACGCCACCAGCGATCCCGCTTCCGAATTGCGCGCCATCTTGCACGCATATCGTACGGCGCGCGTCGAGGGGCTGCCGCCGTTCGCTGGCGGCTTGGTGGGCTATTTCGGCTATGACTACCTGAAGTACGCGGAGCCCACGTTGCGACTCGATGCGCGTGACACCGAGAATTTTCAGGACTTTGATCTCATGTTGTTCGATCGTCTGATTTGCTTCGACGACGTGAGGCAGAAGATCATCCTTATTGCTCACGCCGATTTGTCGTGCGGTGATTCCGGGTATGCCGAGGCGCAGGGCGCGCTGGCGGAAATGGCGCGAATCATCCAAGATGGCGCGTCTGCGACCGAGACTCCTGGTCATGTGCTCGGGCCGGCAAAGGCGCTGTTCGACGAGGAATCCTACTGCGACATGGTGCGCAGGGCCCAGCGTTACATTCGCGAGGGCGACATCTTCCAAGTGGTGCTCAGCAACCGTTTGGAGGTTCCATACGAGGGAAGCCTGCTGAACGCGTATCGCGTGCTGCGTGCCATAAATCCCTCTCCGTACATGTTCTATTTCAGCGGCAGCGATATGGAAGTCGCGGGCGCGAGTCCCGAGACGCTTGTGAAGCTGGAGGATGGCGTGCTACATACGTTTCCCCTGGCCGGCACGCGTCCTCGGGGAAAGACGCCCCAAGAGGATCGTATGCTCGAAGAAGAGCTGCTTGCCGACGAGAAGGAGCTTGCGGAGCATAACATGCTCGTTGACCTGGGGCGTAACGACCTGGGCAAGGTGAGCGAATTCGGCTCGGTGGAAGTGGAGCGCCTGCATTCCATCGAGCGTTACAGCCACGTGATGCATATCGGCAGCGTGGTGCGAGGCCGTTTGCGTGAAGGGTGCGATGCCCTGGACGCCATCGAGGCTGTGTTGCCGGCGGGTACGCTATCGGGCGCACCCAAGATTCGCGCGGCGCAGATCATCAACGAGCTCGAAGACAACAAGCGCGGCATATACGGTGGTGCGCTGGGGTACTTGGATTTTGCGGGCAACATGGACGTGTGCATTGCGATCCGCATCGCCTACAAGAAGAACGGGCGTGTGTTCGTGCGCAGCGGCGCGGGCATCGTGGCCGATAGCGACCCGGTAAAGGAGTACCGCGAGTGCGTGAACAAGGCGGCGGCGGTCGTGCGTGCCCTGGAGGATGCGGAGGAGCTGCGATGA
- a CDS encoding anthranilate synthase component II, whose protein sequence is MILLIDNYDSFSYNLFQMLGAIEPDIRVVRNDALTVEEIADLRPAGIILSPGPGRPEDAGVCVDVVRELGHSIPILGVCLGHQAIAVACGARVGYASTLMHGKQSVTAFDVACPLFADVPASAPVARYHSLSVDEDTLPHSVRVTARADDGEVMAIACQDAPVWGVQFHPESIMTPDGACMLANFIQLTKTACPQGGNHD, encoded by the coding sequence ATGATTCTGCTTATTGATAACTACGACAGCTTTTCCTACAACCTGTTTCAGATGCTTGGTGCCATCGAGCCTGACATTCGCGTTGTGCGCAACGACGCTCTTACGGTGGAGGAAATCGCCGACTTGCGTCCCGCGGGAATCATTCTGTCGCCGGGGCCGGGTCGTCCGGAAGATGCGGGCGTGTGCGTTGACGTAGTGCGCGAACTGGGTCATTCCATTCCCATATTGGGCGTATGCCTGGGTCATCAGGCCATTGCCGTTGCTTGTGGCGCACGCGTGGGATACGCCTCCACACTCATGCATGGCAAGCAATCGGTTACCGCGTTCGATGTGGCATGCCCTCTGTTCGCGGATGTTCCCGCGTCAGCGCCCGTGGCTCGGTACCACTCGCTTTCCGTGGACGAGGACACGTTGCCGCATTCTGTGCGCGTAACGGCTCGCGCGGACGACGGGGAAGTGATGGCCATTGCCTGCCAGGATGCTCCCGTGTGGGGCGTTCAGTTTCACCCTGAGAGCATCATGACGCCCGACGGCGCCTGTATGCTTGCCAATTTCATTCAGCTTACGAAGACGGCTTGCCCGCAAGGAGGAAACCATGATTAA
- the trpD gene encoding anthranilate phosphoribosyltransferase codes for MIKEAIEKIVRKEDLTYDEAYAVMNEIMSGETSATQNAAFLAALSTKSAKAETIDEIAGCAAAMRDHATPVPHPGMEVLEIVGTGGDRSNTFNISTTAALVVASAGVKVAKHGNRAASSKSGTADCQEALGVNLQQSPEKALQLLDEVGMCFFFAQMYHASMKYVGSIRRELGFRTVFNILGPLTNPARPEYFLLGVYDEYLVEPIAKVLDAMGVKRALVVYGSDRMDEVSASAPTVACELRDGYYRTSRIAPEDFGLERCRKEDLLGGTPQENAAITRAILAGEAGPKRNVVLLNAGAALFAAGAVSDIDEGVKLAAHQIDSGAALETLDAYIRASNN; via the coding sequence ATGATTAAGGAAGCCATCGAGAAGATCGTCCGCAAGGAGGACCTGACGTACGACGAGGCATATGCCGTGATGAACGAGATCATGAGCGGCGAAACGTCGGCTACGCAGAATGCCGCGTTCCTGGCGGCGCTTTCTACGAAGAGCGCGAAGGCAGAAACCATCGACGAAATTGCCGGGTGCGCCGCCGCGATGCGCGATCACGCAACGCCGGTTCCCCATCCTGGCATGGAAGTGCTGGAAATCGTGGGAACGGGCGGCGATCGCAGCAATACGTTCAACATTTCCACCACAGCGGCACTGGTGGTTGCGTCGGCGGGCGTGAAGGTTGCCAAGCATGGCAATCGCGCTGCATCGAGCAAGTCGGGCACTGCCGATTGCCAGGAGGCGTTGGGCGTGAACTTGCAGCAAAGCCCGGAAAAGGCGCTTCAGCTGTTGGACGAGGTGGGCATGTGCTTCTTCTTCGCGCAGATGTACCACGCTTCCATGAAGTACGTTGGCTCGATTCGACGCGAACTGGGATTCCGCACTGTGTTCAACATTCTGGGTCCGCTTACCAATCCGGCGCGTCCTGAATACTTTCTGCTGGGCGTGTACGACGAGTACCTTGTGGAGCCCATCGCGAAGGTGCTCGACGCCATGGGCGTGAAGCGCGCGCTCGTGGTGTACGGCTCCGATCGCATGGACGAAGTGTCGGCAAGCGCGCCGACCGTTGCGTGCGAGCTGAGGGATGGCTACTATCGCACGTCCCGCATTGCGCCCGAGGATTTTGGCCTGGAGCGGTGCCGCAAGGAAGACCTGCTGGGCGGAACGCCTCAGGAAAACGCAGCCATCACGCGCGCTATCCTTGCGGGCGAAGCGGGTCCCAAGCGTAACGTGGTGCTGTTGAATGCCGGTGCGGCCTTGTTTGCGGCCGGGGCGGTAAGCGATATCGACGAAGGCGTGAAGCTTGCGGCTCATCAGATCGATAGCGGCGCTGCGCTGGAAACGCTCGATGCGTATATCCGTGCGAGCAATAACTAA
- the trpC gene encoding indole-3-glycerol phosphate synthase TrpC — MTSVLNELAQAARERVAVQQEALPIGELRSRARSLACADGFPFERALSGPGMSFICECKKASPSKGLISESFPYLRIAREYEQAGASALSVLTEPTRFLGSDAYLSEIAATVAVPCLRKDFTVDAYMVYQAKLLGAQAILLICSILDDGQLKEFIALADELGMSALVEAHDEREVNRALRAGARIVGVNNRNLVDFSVDFRNCLRLRDMVPPEVLFVAESGVSEPSQVRELEGHGVNAVLVGEALMRAADKRAALSALRGEPL; from the coding sequence ATGACGAGCGTTTTGAACGAACTTGCGCAGGCGGCTCGAGAGCGTGTTGCCGTGCAGCAGGAGGCGCTGCCGATAGGGGAGTTGCGTTCCCGTGCTCGTTCGCTAGCGTGCGCAGACGGGTTTCCCTTTGAGCGTGCGTTGTCCGGGCCGGGCATGTCCTTCATCTGCGAATGCAAGAAGGCATCTCCCAGCAAGGGCCTTATAAGCGAGAGCTTTCCGTATCTCCGGATAGCGCGCGAATATGAGCAGGCGGGGGCCAGCGCGCTTTCGGTGCTCACCGAGCCAACGCGTTTTCTGGGGAGCGATGCGTATCTGAGCGAGATTGCCGCCACCGTGGCCGTGCCGTGCTTGCGGAAGGATTTCACGGTCGATGCCTACATGGTTTACCAGGCGAAGCTCTTGGGCGCGCAGGCGATCTTGCTCATCTGCTCGATTCTCGACGACGGTCAGCTGAAAGAGTTTATCGCCTTGGCGGACGAGCTGGGCATGAGTGCGCTCGTGGAGGCCCATGACGAGCGCGAGGTAAATCGCGCATTGCGGGCGGGTGCGCGTATCGTGGGCGTGAACAATCGCAATCTTGTCGATTTCAGCGTCGATTTCCGCAACTGCCTGCGCCTGCGCGACATGGTTCCCCCCGAGGTGCTGTTCGTGGCCGAAAGCGGCGTGAGTGAACCGAGCCAGGTGAGGGAGCTCGAGGGGCATGGCGTGAATGCGGTGCTCGTGGGCGAGGCGCTCATGCGCGCGGCTGACAAACGAGCCGCCCTGAGCGCATTGCGGGGTGAGCCCCTATGA
- a CDS encoding phosphoribosylanthranilate isomerase, which yields MTRIKMCGLHSRADIEAVNEVLPEYAGFVFVPNSHRGVTLDEARALSALLDEVICPVGVFLDAPVAFVAAACDVGAIRMVQLHGREDEAYVAALRKRVSAPIIQAFVVRDAADVQRALACSADYVLLDAGRGDGRAFDWSLVANVQRPFFLAGGLDSGNVAQAVRAVRPFAVDVSSGIETNKTKDIRKMRAFAMAVRAEGEL from the coding sequence ATGACGCGTATCAAGATGTGCGGCTTGCATTCCCGTGCCGACATCGAGGCCGTCAACGAGGTGCTTCCCGAATACGCGGGGTTCGTATTCGTGCCAAACTCCCATAGGGGCGTCACGCTTGACGAGGCGCGCGCGTTGAGCGCGTTGCTCGACGAAGTGATATGCCCCGTCGGGGTGTTTCTCGATGCGCCCGTTGCATTCGTTGCCGCAGCGTGCGACGTGGGGGCGATTCGCATGGTCCAACTGCATGGGCGTGAGGACGAGGCATATGTCGCGGCGCTTCGCAAGCGCGTGTCCGCCCCCATCATCCAGGCGTTCGTCGTACGTGATGCCGCGGATGTCCAGCGCGCCCTTGCCTGCAGTGCCGATTACGTCCTGCTCGATGCCGGGCGAGGCGATGGCAGGGCGTTCGATTGGTCGCTCGTGGCCAACGTGCAGCGTCCGTTCTTCCTGGCGGGCGGCCTCGATTCCGGAAACGTTGCCCAGGCCGTTCGGGCCGTGCGCCCATTCGCCGTGGACGTGAGCAGCGGCATCGAAACGAACAAGACGAAAGACATACGGAAGATGCGCGCATTTGCGATGGCAGTGCGCGCGGAAGGAGAGTTGTAA
- the trpB gene encoding tryptophan synthase subunit beta: MSDAKGRYGVHGGQYMPETLMNAVIELEEAYEHYRQNPQFQEELTALLNGYANRPSLLYPARKMTQDLGGAKVYLKREDLNHTGAHKINNVLGQALLTKKMGKTRMIAETGAGQHGVAAATAAALLGLECVVFMGKVDIERQALNVYKMRLLGAKVVSVETGTGTLKDAVSEAMREWTGRMADTHYCIGSTMGPHPFPAMVRDFQAIIGREIKQQHLQAEGRLPDAVVACVGGGSNAAGTFYDFIDDEDVALYGCEAAGRGIDTFETAATISTGSLGIFHGMKSYFCQDEYGQIAPVYSISAGLDYPGIGPEHAHWHDVGRVTYVPVTDDEAVDAFEYLSRMEGIIPAIESSHALAYAMKLARQMTPDQSIVVTVSGRGDKDCASVARYRGEDIHE, from the coding sequence ATGAGCGATGCGAAGGGGCGCTATGGCGTGCATGGCGGGCAGTACATGCCCGAGACGCTCATGAACGCCGTCATCGAGCTCGAGGAGGCGTACGAGCATTACAGGCAGAACCCGCAGTTTCAGGAGGAGCTTACGGCGCTGCTCAATGGCTATGCCAACAGGCCTAGCTTGCTGTATCCCGCGCGTAAGATGACGCAGGATTTGGGCGGGGCAAAGGTATATCTGAAGCGCGAGGACTTGAACCATACGGGTGCCCACAAGATCAATAACGTTTTGGGCCAGGCGCTGCTCACCAAGAAGATGGGCAAGACGCGCATGATTGCCGAAACGGGTGCGGGGCAGCATGGTGTGGCTGCCGCAACGGCGGCGGCGCTGCTCGGCCTTGAATGCGTGGTCTTCATGGGCAAGGTGGATATCGAGCGGCAGGCTCTTAACGTGTACAAGATGCGCCTGCTTGGCGCGAAGGTCGTATCGGTAGAAACGGGTACGGGCACGTTGAAGGATGCTGTGAGCGAGGCCATGCGCGAGTGGACGGGTCGCATGGCGGATACGCATTACTGCATTGGGTCCACCATGGGCCCTCATCCGTTTCCCGCCATGGTGCGCGATTTCCAAGCCATTATCGGGCGCGAGATCAAGCAGCAGCATCTGCAGGCCGAAGGCCGCCTGCCTGATGCCGTGGTGGCGTGCGTGGGCGGTGGAAGCAATGCGGCAGGCACGTTCTACGACTTCATCGACGATGAGGACGTGGCACTCTATGGCTGCGAGGCGGCGGGGCGTGGCATCGACACGTTCGAGACCGCGGCAACTATCTCCACGGGTAGTTTGGGCATCTTCCATGGCATGAAGAGCTATTTCTGCCAGGACGAATACGGCCAGATCGCGCCCGTGTACAGCATTTCCGCGGGGCTTGATTACCCGGGCATTGGGCCCGAGCACGCGCATTGGCATGACGTGGGTCGCGTGACGTACGTGCCCGTAACCGACGATGAGGCGGTCGATGCGTTCGAGTACCTTTCGCGCATGGAGGGAATCATTCCCGCCATCGAGAGCTCTCATGCGCTGGCGTATGCCATGAAGCTCGCGCGGCAGATGACGCCTGATCAGAGCATCGTCGTTACCGTATCGGGGCGTGGCGACAAGGACTGCGCGTCGGTTGCGCGCTATCGAGGGGAGGATATCCATGAGTAA
- the trpA gene encoding tryptophan synthase subunit alpha: MSNIARAFQDGKAFIPFITAGDPSVAVTEECIRAMARAGADLIEIGIPFSDPTAEGPVIMAANERALAGGVTTDDVFAMVARLREGEGGPAVRVPFVFMTYANVVFSYGVERFMERAAQAGVDGLILPDVPFEERGEFADPAQQCGLDLVSMVAPTSKDRIRTIAREASGFVYVVSSLGVTGMRSEITTDVGELVSHIREVSDVPAAIGFGISTPEQARSMAQVADGAIVGSAIMKIVAARGAQAPVEVEAYVSRMAQAVHGASDATPGV; encoded by the coding sequence ATGAGTAACATCGCGCGAGCCTTTCAGGACGGCAAGGCGTTCATTCCGTTCATCACCGCGGGCGACCCATCCGTGGCCGTTACCGAAGAGTGCATAAGGGCCATGGCGCGTGCGGGCGCCGACCTTATCGAGATAGGCATTCCGTTTTCCGACCCTACCGCCGAGGGGCCGGTCATCATGGCCGCCAACGAGCGCGCCCTGGCGGGCGGCGTCACAACTGACGACGTGTTTGCCATGGTCGCGCGCTTGCGTGAAGGGGAGGGCGGCCCTGCCGTGAGGGTGCCGTTCGTGTTCATGACGTACGCGAACGTCGTATTCAGCTATGGGGTGGAGCGCTTCATGGAACGCGCCGCGCAAGCGGGCGTTGATGGCCTTATCCTTCCCGACGTGCCCTTCGAGGAGCGCGGCGAGTTCGCCGATCCGGCGCAGCAATGTGGTCTTGACCTGGTGTCGATGGTGGCACCGACCTCGAAGGACCGCATTCGCACCATTGCGCGCGAGGCGTCGGGGTTCGTGTACGTGGTCTCCTCGCTGGGCGTTACGGGTATGCGCAGCGAGATCACGACCGATGTGGGGGAGCTTGTGTCTCACATTCGCGAAGTTTCGGACGTTCCGGCAGCGATTGGCTTCGGCATTTCTACGCCCGAACAGGCGCGTTCCATGGCGCAGGTGGCCGACGGGGCCATCGTAGGCAGCGCGATCATGAAGATCGTGGCGGCGCGTGGCGCTCAGGCTCCTGTCGAGGTGGAGGCGTACGTTTCGCGCATGGCGCAAGCCGTGCACGGGGCCAGCGACGCTACGCCTGGCGTCTAA
- a CDS encoding sodium:solute symporter family protein, translated as MIAKLLMIVVFVAIVVAIGIYTRHHAKSVDGFVLGGRNVGPWLSAFAYGTSYFSAVIFVGYAGQFGWKFGISAFWIGLGNAFLGSLLAWWVLGPRTREMTQRLKAATMPEFFGKRYGSKALRVASAAIIFVFLIPYTASVYNGLSRLFTMAFGIPYEWCVIGMAVVTCVYVVLGGYMATVVNDFVQGCIMLVGIVAVIVAVMLSNGGFSQAVISLSQVQADASGFQGAFTSMFGPDLFNLLCVIVLTSLGTWGLPQMVQKFYAIKSGPAVKEGAIISTLFAVVVAGGSYFLGGFGRLYEGDIAFAANGTPIYDSIMPTMLSSLPDALIGLVVVLVLSASMSTLSSLVLTSSSTLTLDLIKGNVVKKMSDAASLTWMRALIVFFVVISAAIALVQYHSTITWIAQLMGISWGALAGAFLGPLLWGLFSKRISKAAVWASFICGVGLTTANMIVPFMGSSIVAGAAAMLLSIIIVPLVSLVTPAVPFEVIPPRASAAIDREYAHELAEGGQPAFDSAEPLERL; from the coding sequence GTGATAGCGAAACTCCTCATGATCGTCGTCTTCGTTGCCATCGTGGTGGCGATTGGCATATACACGCGCCATCATGCGAAGAGCGTTGATGGCTTTGTGCTGGGCGGCCGCAACGTGGGCCCGTGGCTTTCGGCTTTCGCCTATGGAACCAGCTACTTCTCCGCCGTCATCTTCGTGGGATATGCAGGCCAGTTTGGCTGGAAGTTTGGTATCTCCGCGTTTTGGATTGGCCTGGGCAATGCGTTTCTAGGCAGCTTGCTGGCCTGGTGGGTGCTTGGTCCGCGCACGCGCGAGATGACGCAGCGCCTGAAGGCCGCCACCATGCCCGAATTCTTTGGCAAGCGCTATGGCAGCAAGGCGTTGCGCGTAGCAAGCGCGGCAATCATCTTCGTGTTTCTCATTCCCTACACCGCTTCCGTATACAACGGCCTATCACGCCTGTTCACTATGGCATTTGGCATTCCCTACGAATGGTGCGTCATAGGCATGGCTGTGGTTACGTGCGTCTATGTGGTGCTGGGTGGCTACATGGCCACCGTGGTGAACGACTTCGTGCAGGGCTGCATCATGCTCGTGGGCATCGTGGCCGTTATCGTGGCGGTCATGCTCTCGAATGGCGGGTTCAGCCAGGCAGTCATTTCGCTTTCCCAGGTGCAGGCCGACGCGAGCGGCTTCCAAGGTGCCTTCACCAGCATGTTCGGTCCCGACCTGTTCAACCTGCTGTGCGTCATCGTGCTCACCAGCTTGGGCACGTGGGGATTGCCCCAGATGGTGCAGAAGTTCTACGCCATCAAGAGCGGCCCCGCCGTGAAGGAGGGCGCCATCATCAGCACGCTGTTCGCCGTGGTCGTGGCGGGCGGCAGCTACTTCCTGGGCGGCTTCGGGCGCCTGTACGAGGGCGACATCGCCTTTGCCGCAAACGGAACGCCCATTTACGACTCCATCATGCCCACGATGCTTTCCAGCTTGCCCGACGCGCTTATTGGCCTGGTGGTGGTACTGGTGCTTTCCGCGAGCATGTCCACGCTTAGCTCGCTGGTTCTCACGAGCTCCAGTACGCTCACGCTCGACCTGATCAAGGGTAACGTGGTGAAGAAGATGTCCGATGCGGCCTCGCTCACGTGGATGCGCGCGCTCATCGTGTTCTTCGTCGTGATCTCTGCCGCCATCGCGCTCGTGCAGTATCACAGCACTATTACGTGGATTGCCCAGCTCATGGGCATTTCCTGGGGCGCGCTTGCCGGCGCCTTCCTGGGCCCGCTGCTGTGGGGCCTGTTTAGCAAGCGCATTTCCAAGGCGGCGGTATGGGCGAGCTTCATTTGCGGCGTGGGTTTGACCACGGCGAATATGATCGTTCCGTTCATGGGCTCTTCCATCGTTGCGGGCGCGGCGGCCATGCTGCTTTCCATCATCATCGTTCCACTGGTAAGCCTGGTCACTCCCGCCGTTCCGTTCGAGGTCATTCCGCCGCGTGCGAGCGCCGCCATCGATCGCGAATATGCGCACGAGCTTGCTGAGGGCGGCCAACCGGCATTCGATAGCGCCGAGCCTCTGGAACGCTTGTAG
- a CDS encoding PseG/SpsG family protein, which yields MLLIRTDANADASIGVGHVMRCAAVAEQAINAGERVLFLVSTEESAVIVESFGFPCEMVGGDPHLFMRVDAINLARVARDEDASAILIDSYAVTNGFFDELANLLAARDTKVAYIDDAFTFKEGFTSHPAPIQADVVINYGFAFTEAQYRNAYEGLSTMLCIGPEYAPVRASFGQARSGDHVRDDVETILVTCGYANPDGILEKLAECCLQAHETARVQVVLGGDAPFSLGSFGAQVAGRVHLLRNAQNMPELMRSADIALSASGLTLYELACMGVPTVALPTAENQAGHALGFQDLGLGPHVPLDRPFDFDGITASLRELASSAALRTRFSHAEQRAVDGWGGKRIFQCITGGIN from the coding sequence ATGCTGCTTATTCGCACCGATGCGAATGCCGACGCCAGTATCGGGGTAGGGCATGTCATGCGTTGTGCCGCCGTTGCCGAACAGGCCATAAACGCGGGCGAACGCGTGTTGTTCCTGGTCTCCACCGAAGAGTCGGCCGTTATCGTGGAGTCCTTTGGGTTCCCCTGCGAAATGGTCGGGGGCGACCCCCATCTGTTCATGCGCGTCGACGCCATCAATCTTGCGCGCGTTGCGCGTGACGAAGACGCTTCGGCCATCCTCATCGACTCGTATGCCGTTACCAATGGCTTCTTTGACGAGCTAGCCAACCTTCTGGCCGCGCGCGATACGAAGGTTGCCTACATCGACGACGCCTTTACGTTCAAGGAAGGCTTTACGTCGCATCCGGCGCCCATTCAGGCCGACGTCGTTATCAATTACGGTTTCGCATTTACGGAAGCGCAGTATCGCAATGCGTACGAGGGCCTTTCCACCATGCTGTGCATTGGGCCCGAATATGCGCCCGTGCGCGCTTCGTTTGGGCAGGCGCGTTCTGGCGACCATGTGCGCGATGACGTGGAAACCATCTTGGTTACCTGCGGCTACGCGAACCCCGATGGTATCTTGGAAAAGCTTGCCGAATGCTGCCTGCAGGCACATGAAACCGCGCGCGTGCAGGTCGTGCTGGGTGGCGACGCTCCCTTTTCGCTGGGTTCGTTCGGCGCGCAAGTTGCCGGTCGCGTCCACTTGCTGCGCAACGCCCAGAACATGCCCGAGCTCATGCGCTCGGCCGACATCGCGCTTTCCGCCTCGGGGCTTACGCTCTACGAGCTTGCATGCATGGGCGTTCCCACGGTTGCGCTTCCCACCGCGGAAAACCAGGCGGGCCACGCCCTTGGCTTCCAGGATCTGGGTTTGGGGCCGCATGTGCCGCTCGACCGTCCATTCGACTTCGACGGAATCACCGCATCGCTTCGTGAATTGGCTTCGAGTGCCGCCCTACGTACCCGTTTTTCGCACGCTGAGCAACGGGCAGTTGACGGATGGGGCGGCAAACGCATCTTTCAATGCATCACGGGCGGTATCAATTAG